A genomic window from Brassica oleracea var. oleracea cultivar TO1000 chromosome C8, BOL, whole genome shotgun sequence includes:
- the LOC106311298 gene encoding lon protease homolog 1, mitochondrial-like, translating into MEKNINDLKGKDLLKRLHEVGTLAQISSIQGDQVILVGHRRLRITEMVSEEPLTVKVDHLKDKPFDMDDDVIKATSFEVISTLRDVLKTSSLWRDHVQTYT; encoded by the exons ATGGAGAAAAACATAAATGATCTGAAAGGGAAAGATCTGCTTAAACGGCTTCACGAAGTTGGCACACTTGCTCAG ATTTCAAGTATCCAAGGAGATCAAGTTATCCTCGTTGGTCATAGACGGCTTCGCATAACGGAGATG GTGAGTGAAGAGCCACTTACAGTCAAAGTCGATCATCTTAAG GATAAGCCGTTTGACATGGACGATGATGTCATCAAGGCAACATCCTTTGAAGTTATTTCAACGCTTAGGGATGTACTGAAGACAAGCTCACTGTGGAGAGACCACGTCCAAACATATACCTAG
- the LOC106312778 gene encoding dirigent protein 25-like: protein MEEVFVRLCQKLFLPKQCVLSLKGCKILFLLVLSLAITFVSPARLLNEEEEDIGLVPMPTTSPGPLPTSGSGLFPTSTGITSGTGPASGSSGSLNTLSGSGPLPTTGSTPLPVASSGPGPLPTTGSGPFPVASSGPLPAAGSGPLPTVGTGAGGLLPDHTLVFFMHDILGGSNPTARAVTGVVANAALSGQLPFAKPNGANLPVSNGVPSNSNNNGILNNNNVPLLVGLGGTTSNILQNNGNNLLNGLPVANGGQLPSGSSLQMLMFGTMTVMDNELTEGHELGSGLLGKAQGFYVASAVDGTSQTMAFTAMFESGGYEDSISFFGVHRTAASESHLGVMGGTGKYVNARGYAVVKTYTGGSGNSQQPHQFTDGLETVLECTVYLSY from the exons ATGGAGGAGGTTTTTGTGAGGCTTTGTCAGAAGTTATTTCTACCTAAGCAGTGTGTGCTCTCTCTTAAAG GCTGCAAGATACTCTTTCTCCTTGTTTTATCTCTTGCCATTACTTTTGTCTCTCCTGCTCGGCTTCTTAATGAAGAAGAAGAAGATATTGGCTTGGTTCCTATGCCTACCACAAGTCCTGGTCCATTACCAACGTCTGGTTCAGGCCTTTTCCCCACTTCAACTGGTATCACTTCAGGTACAGGTCCAGCCTCAGGCAGTTCTGGTTCCTTGAATACTTTAAGTGGCTCTGGACCTCTACCAACCACTGGTTCTACTCCTTTACCGGTTGCTAGTTCTGGCCCCGGTCCTCTTCCAACCACCGGTTCAGGTCCTTTTCCGGTTGCTAGTTCTGGTCCTTTGCCTGCTGCTGGCTCAGGGCCTTTGCCGACTGTTGGCACAGGTGCAGGTGGTTTACTTCCTGACCACACCTTGGTTTTCTTTATGCACGATATACTCGGTGGCTCAAACCCAACAGCCAGGGCCGTGACTGGAGTCGTTGCAAACGCAGCTCTCAGTGGCCAGCTTCCATTCGCCAAGCCCAACGGCGCAAACCTCCCTGTCAGCAACGGCGTTCCATCTAACAGTAACAACAACGGAATCCTCAACAACAACAACGTCCCGCTTCTGGTCGGTCTAGGCGGAACCACTTCAAACATTCTACAGAACAACGGGAACAACCTCTTGAACGGTCTCCCCGTTGCTAACGGTGGTCAGCTCCCATCTGGCTCGTCCCTTCAGATGCTCATGTTTGGGACGATGACGGTGATGGACAACGAGCTAACCGAAGGGCATGAGCTCGGGTCAGGTCTGCTTGGTAAAGCCCAGGGCTTCTACGTGGCAAGCGCCGTGGATGGAACTAGTCAGACTATGGCTTTCACGGCTATGTTTGAGAGTGGTGGTTATGAAGATAGCATCAGTTTCTTCGGTGTGCATAGAACGGCTGCATCAGAGTCTCATCTTGGGGTCATGGGTGGTACGGGGAAGTATGTGAATGCGAGAGGATATGCCGTTGTCAAGACTTATACTGGTGGTAGTGGGAACTCACAGCAGCCGCACCAGTTCACAGATGGGCTTGAGACTGTCCTGGAGTGCACCGTTTATCTTTCTTACTAG
- the LOC106308402 gene encoding pentatricopeptide repeat-containing protein At1g07740, mitochondrial-like — MHRRLSSSVLTTIASRHHYHTSQSAKSTKKPSRHEPTTAHKITRKPWEEVPFLTDLKQTEETEEALSLFHQYQQMGFRHDYPSYSSLIYKLAKSRDFDAVDQILNLVRHRNVRCRESLFMGLIQHYGKANSIDKAVDVFHKMTSFDCVRTIQSLNTLINVLVDSNNLEKAKSFVDGAKDMGLSPNSVSFNVLIKGLLERCDWEGAREVLDEMLEREVQPTVVTYNSLIGFLCRSNDVGEAKSLLEDMMVKRIRPNHVTFALLMKGLCTKGDYNEAKKLMFDMEYRGCKPGLVNYGVLMSDLGKRGKIDEAKVLLSEMKNRRIKPDVVIYNILVNHLCSEGRAPEAYRTLMEMQMKGCKPNAATYRMMVDGFCRIGDFDSALSILNAMLASRHSPTPATFVCLVNGLVKGALDLVLGKN; from the exons ATGCATAGAAGACTATCTTCCTCTGTTCTCACCACCATCGCATCCCGACATCATTACCACACATCTCAATCTGCCAAATCCACAAAGAAACCGAGCCGCCACGAACCAACAACAGCTCACAAGATCACCAGAAAGCCATGGGAAGAAGTTCCCTTTCTCACCGATCTCAAACAAACCGAAGAAACAGAGGAAGCTCTCTCTCTCTTCCACCAGTACCAGCAAATGGGTTTCCGACACGACTACCCATCTTACTCCTCACTCATCTACAAACTCGCCAAGTCACGTGACTTCGACGCAGTCGACCAAATCCTCAACCTCGTCCGCCACCGTAACGTCCGATGCAGAGAATCCCTCTTCATGGGGCTGATTCAGCACTACGGAAAAGCCAATTCAATTGATAAAGCCGTCGATGTGTTCCATAAAATGACGTCGTTTGACTGCGTCCGTACGATCCAATCTCTCAACACTCTCATCAACGTTCTCGTCGATAGTAACAATTTGGAAAAAGCTAAAAGCTTTGTAGACGGAGCTAAAGATATGGGTTTAAGTCCCAACTCCGTCTCGTTCAATGTACTGATCAAAGGGCTTCTCGAGAGATGCGATTGGGAAGGCGCGCGCGAGGTGCTCGACGAAATGCTTGAGAGAGAAGTGCAACCGACTGTAGTGACTTATAATAGTTTAATAGGATTCTTGTGCCGGAGTAACGATGTGGGGGAGGCGAAAAGCTTGCTTGAAGATATGATGGTGAAGAGAATACGCCCCAATCACGTGACGTTTGCGTTGTTGATGAAGGGTTTATGTACTAAGGGAGATTACAATGAAGCGAAGAAGCTGATGTTCGATATGGAGTATCGTGGGTGTAAACCAGGGTTAGTTAACTATGGGGTTTTGATGAGTGATCTTGGAAAGAGAGGGAAGATCGACGAGGCGAAGGTTCTGCTAAGTGAGATGAAGAATAGGAGGATAAAGCCTGATGTTGTGATCTACAACATTCTTGTTAATCATCTTTGTAGTGAAGGCAGAGCTCCTGAGGCTTACAGAACGCTGATGGAAATGCAGATGAAAGGTTGTAAGCCTAATGCGGCTACCTACCGTATGATGGTTGATGGGTTCTGTCGTATTGGGGATTTTGATTCTGCGTTGAGTATTTTGAATGCGATGCTTGCGAGTAGACACTCTCCCACGCCTGCAACGTTTGTGTGTTTGGTTAATGGGCTGGTGAAAGGAG CTTTGGATCTGGTGCTTGGGAAAAACTAG
- the LOC106310205 gene encoding DNA repair protein RAD51 homolog 4 encodes MAPLKHLEMENSIIDECFRDFCASHGILTVEDFLLHDLYELAAFAEREANADRLKEGITVMLSLIELQCRPWLNGMELLEDLQRNKHTLSSGDNGMNSLLQGGYGEGQLTELVGPSSSGKTQFCMRAAASVAEKQEGSVFYIDTGNSFSARRIAQFICGGSDAAALRKRVLSRISCHTVYDIYTMFDTLQGLEVALRSQVQMNVNEYRLRLLVVDSISSTITPILGGSGSQGRALMVALGYMLKKLAHEHNIAVLVTNHTVGAGESGKTKPALGETWKSIPHVRLMLSRDNRNSNCTISILKHTSMPSGQTVRTITR; translated from the exons ATGGCGCCTCTCAAACATCTGGAGATGGAGAATTCAATCATCGACGAATGTTTCCGAGATTTCTGTGCTTCTCATGGGATTCTCACAG TGGAAGACTTCCTTCTTCATGATCTTTATGAACTTGCTGCGTTCGCTGAAAGAGAAGCGAATGCTGATAGATTGAAGGAG GGTATCACTGTGATGCTTTCTTTGATAGAGCTTCAGTGTCGTCCATGGTTGAACGGTATGGAGTTGTTGGAGGATCTACAGCGTAATAAACATACTCTATCGAGTGGAGACAACGG GATGAATTCATTACTTCAAGGTGGGTACGGTGAGGGTCAGCTGACAGAGCTTGTTGGACCATCGTCTTCTGGTAAAACACAA TTTTGTATGCGAGCTGCTGCGAGCGTGGCAGAGAAGCAAGAAGGCAGCGTCTTTTATATAGACACGGGGAACTCTTTTTCTGCCCGACGCATTGCTCAATTCATCTGTGGGGGTTCGGATGCTGCTGCCTTACGCAAG AGAGTCTTGAGCAGGATATCATGTCACACGGTTTATGACATCTACACAATGTTTGATACTCTGCAAGGTCTAGAGGTTGCTTTGAGGTCTCAG GTGCAGATGAATGTGAACGAGTACCGGTTACGATTGTTAGTTGTTGATTCAATCTCTTCTACGATTACCCCAATCCTCGGAGGCAGTGGCTCACAGG GACGCGCTTTGATGGTGGCACTTGGATATATGCTTAAGAAGCTGGCACATGAACATAACATTGCTGTACTG GTGACGAACCACACGGTGGGTGCTGGAGAAAGCGGTAAAACCAAACCGGCTCTTGGCGAAACCTGGAAAAGCATTCCGCACGTGAGACTCATGCTATCACGTGATAACAGGAACAGCAACTGCACTATCTCCATCTTAAAACACACATCAATG CCTTCTGGCCAAACAGTGAGGACCATAACTCGCTAG